The following are from one region of the Salicibibacter kimchii genome:
- the der gene encoding ribosome biogenesis GTPase Der translates to MTKPVVAIVGRPNVGKSTIFNRIVGERIAIVEDTPGVTRDRIYGEGEWLNRTFHLIDTGGITFGEEPLLEQMRHQAEIAIEEADIILLLVNGRDGVTAADEEVSNLLYRSNKPVVIGVNKIDNPEMQTQVYDFYQLGLGEPFPISGSHGRGLGDMLDEMFTHFPANEEDDLEPDTIHFAVIGRPNVGKSSLVNAILGEERVIVSEIAGTTRDAVDTAFTKDGQKYRIVDTAGMRKRGKVYENTEKYSVLRAQRALERANVVLVVIDGEEGIIEQDKKIAGYAHESGRGVMIVVNKWDAISKDDRTMNEFTEQIRKGFAFLSYAPIAFVSAKTHQRVQKVIPVVQRVSENHQMHVPTHVVNDVILDAVSMNPTPTSGTKRLRINYATQVAVGPPTFIVFVNDPELLHFSYRRFLENSLREAFAFEGTPLKVIARKKNDP, encoded by the coding sequence ATGACAAAACCGGTCGTTGCGATTGTGGGCCGTCCAAATGTGGGGAAATCAACGATTTTCAATCGTATTGTCGGCGAGCGGATCGCCATTGTCGAAGACACCCCGGGGGTTACTCGCGATCGTATATATGGAGAAGGAGAGTGGCTTAACCGCACGTTTCATTTAATTGATACAGGCGGGATTACTTTTGGTGAGGAACCGTTATTGGAACAAATGCGCCATCAGGCCGAAATAGCAATAGAAGAAGCGGATATTATCTTATTGCTCGTGAACGGTCGTGATGGGGTGACTGCAGCTGATGAAGAAGTTTCGAATCTGTTGTACCGTTCGAATAAACCGGTCGTGATCGGCGTGAATAAAATAGATAACCCGGAGATGCAGACGCAAGTGTATGATTTCTATCAACTGGGGCTCGGGGAGCCTTTTCCAATATCAGGGTCACACGGACGTGGCCTCGGTGATATGCTGGATGAAATGTTCACCCATTTTCCCGCGAACGAGGAAGACGACCTTGAACCTGACACGATCCATTTTGCCGTGATCGGACGTCCCAACGTCGGAAAATCTTCTTTGGTGAACGCGATTCTCGGAGAAGAACGAGTAATTGTAAGCGAGATTGCAGGCACGACTAGAGATGCTGTTGATACTGCGTTTACGAAGGATGGACAAAAATATCGCATTGTTGATACGGCGGGAATGAGGAAACGGGGGAAAGTATACGAAAATACGGAAAAATACAGTGTCTTACGAGCCCAGCGGGCGTTGGAACGGGCGAATGTCGTGCTCGTTGTCATTGACGGCGAGGAAGGCATCATAGAACAGGATAAAAAAATCGCAGGTTATGCCCATGAGTCGGGCAGAGGTGTTATGATTGTCGTAAACAAATGGGACGCCATTTCAAAAGATGATCGTACGATGAATGAATTTACGGAGCAGATCCGTAAAGGATTTGCGTTTCTTTCTTACGCACCGATTGCATTCGTATCTGCAAAAACGCATCAACGCGTTCAAAAAGTTATTCCCGTCGTTCAGCGGGTTTCGGAAAATCATCAAATGCATGTGCCGACCCATGTGGTTAATGATGTGATCCTCGATGCCGTTTCCATGAACCCGACACCGACCTCTGGGACAAAACGATTGCGTATTAATTATGCCACCCAAGTGGCTGTCGGTCCACCCACTTTCATCGTATTTGTGAACGATCCGGAGTTGCTCCATTTTTCTTATCGGCGATTTTTGGAAAACAGTTTGCGAGAAGCTTTCGCATTTGAGGGGACACCTTTAAAGGTGATTGCCCGTAAAAA
- the cmk gene encoding (d)CMP kinase — translation MHKINIAIDGPAGSGKSTVAKEVANELSYLYIDTGAMYRALTFRALQAQVSEQDEQSLIQILKEMEITLEQQRDGDVQVLVNGERLGEEIRTQTVTAKVSEVSAHRRIREEMVARQQQLAKQRGVVLDGRDIGTYVLPGAELKIYMDASVEERAKRRHLENIGKQRPSDITTTKEEIKRRDGLDRERPIAPLQQAEDAVRIDTTNRAIEEVVVHICGIAREKENED, via the coding sequence ATGCACAAGATAAACATCGCCATTGATGGACCGGCTGGTTCGGGAAAGAGTACAGTCGCGAAAGAAGTCGCTAACGAATTATCGTACCTATACATCGATACAGGGGCGATGTATCGTGCGCTCACTTTTCGTGCATTACAAGCGCAAGTATCCGAACAAGATGAACAATCGCTTATCCAAATCCTAAAAGAGATGGAGATTACCCTCGAACAACAAAGGGATGGCGACGTGCAGGTGCTTGTGAACGGAGAGCGGCTCGGAGAGGAAATTCGCACACAAACTGTTACAGCAAAGGTCTCCGAAGTTTCCGCCCATCGAAGAATTCGGGAAGAGATGGTGGCCAGACAGCAACAGTTAGCGAAACAGAGAGGGGTCGTCCTCGATGGGAGGGATATCGGTACTTACGTACTTCCCGGTGCCGAATTGAAAATATACATGGATGCATCCGTGGAAGAAAGAGCGAAACGAAGGCATTTGGAAAATATAGGGAAACAGCGTCCTTCTGATATAACGACCACGAAAGAAGAAATCAAGCGGCGTGACGGGCTTGACCGGGAGCGGCCGATTGCTCCTTTGCAGCAAGCAGAGGATGCGGTGCGCATCGATACGACAAACCGAGCGATCGAAGAAGTGGTCGTGCACATTTGCGGTATTGCCCGGGAGAAGGAGAATGAGGATTGA
- a CDS encoding lysophospholipid acyltransferase family protein — protein MLYRIGRLICRIVLSLVFFAKIKGREHIPAEGPVIICSNHKSNLDPPLLGSYIKRPLRFMAKEEMFSSKWSEALFTRLGAFPVKRGGSDRGALRKGISVLGNGEMMLLFPEGNRSKTGEMKEEGLAGAGFFALKSDAVVIPAYIRGTYKPFRRVGLRYGPPVPLEDLRNEKASAREVTEQIMSHIRMLRDETEGPKER, from the coding sequence ATGTTATACAGGATCGGTCGACTGATTTGCCGTATCGTTTTATCGTTGGTTTTTTTCGCCAAAATTAAGGGAAGAGAACATATACCGGCAGAAGGACCCGTCATTATTTGCAGCAATCATAAGAGCAATCTTGATCCCCCTCTGCTCGGCTCTTACATCAAACGCCCTCTACGATTTATGGCGAAAGAAGAGATGTTCTCCTCAAAATGGTCTGAGGCTTTATTTACAAGGCTGGGGGCCTTCCCGGTAAAAAGAGGGGGCAGTGATCGCGGAGCCCTTCGAAAAGGGATAAGTGTTCTCGGAAACGGAGAAATGATGCTCCTTTTTCCGGAAGGAAACCGCAGTAAGACGGGTGAAATGAAAGAAGAAGGGCTTGCCGGCGCCGGCTTTTTTGCATTGAAAAGTGACGCGGTTGTCATCCCCGCGTATATACGGGGTACATACAAGCCTTTTCGCAGAGTAGGACTTCGCTACGGGCCACCTGTTCCACTCGAAGATTTACGAAATGAAAAAGCATCAGCCCGGGAAGTAACCGAGCAAATCATGAGCCATATCCGGATGCTGAGAGATGAAACAGAAGGTCCGAAAGAACGTTAA
- the rpsA gene encoding 30S ribosomal protein S1, translating into MDEEMNNEMANVKEFNVDDIVSGKVTKVEEKQAFVDAGYKVDGIIPISEISSLHVEKVSDVLNEGEEVELKVIKVEDDELVLSLRGARAEKAWASLQETFEQGNLIEAEVAEIVKGGLVVDVGVRGFIPASLVEQHFVEDFSDYKGKQLELKIIEIDPDDNKLILSRRAVLDEEEEHRKKDVLDQLEVGAEVTGKVQRLTSFGAFVDVGGVDGLVHISQMAHHRVESPGEIVKEGEEIQVKILGVDPERERVSLSIKETLPGPWTLIEGQFQAGDVIDGQVKRLVSFGAFVEVAPGVEGLVHISQIANRHIGTPGEVLEEGQAVQVKVLDINPSEQRISLSIRELEEEGTPESKVQREYEEPEEDHTGFSFGDMIGDQLDKYRR; encoded by the coding sequence ATGGACGAAGAGATGAACAATGAAATGGCAAATGTAAAGGAATTTAATGTTGACGATATCGTCAGCGGAAAAGTAACGAAAGTAGAAGAAAAGCAAGCGTTTGTCGACGCTGGATACAAAGTAGACGGCATCATTCCGATCAGTGAAATTTCCAGCTTACATGTGGAAAAAGTATCGGATGTTTTAAACGAGGGCGAAGAAGTGGAGCTTAAGGTCATTAAAGTGGAAGATGATGAACTTGTCCTTTCCCTTCGCGGGGCACGTGCCGAAAAAGCTTGGGCATCTTTGCAAGAAACATTTGAGCAAGGGAATCTGATCGAAGCAGAGGTAGCAGAGATCGTCAAAGGGGGCCTCGTCGTTGATGTAGGGGTCCGCGGTTTCATTCCGGCATCGCTCGTGGAACAGCATTTTGTCGAAGACTTCTCTGACTACAAAGGGAAGCAACTGGAACTTAAAATCATTGAAATTGATCCGGACGATAATAAGCTGATCCTTTCGAGAAGAGCAGTGCTTGACGAAGAAGAAGAGCACCGGAAAAAAGATGTGCTTGACCAACTCGAAGTCGGCGCCGAAGTAACAGGAAAAGTTCAACGGTTGACTTCTTTTGGCGCATTCGTTGATGTTGGCGGCGTTGACGGGTTGGTTCATATCTCGCAAATGGCTCATCACCGTGTGGAATCTCCGGGAGAAATCGTAAAAGAAGGCGAAGAAATTCAAGTGAAGATTTTGGGCGTTGATCCGGAAAGAGAACGTGTGTCTTTATCGATTAAAGAAACACTTCCCGGACCTTGGACACTTATTGAAGGCCAGTTTCAAGCGGGAGATGTGATTGACGGCCAGGTAAAAAGGCTTGTCTCCTTCGGTGCGTTTGTGGAAGTTGCTCCGGGAGTGGAAGGGCTTGTTCATATTTCTCAGATCGCCAACCGTCATATCGGCACCCCCGGCGAAGTGTTGGAGGAAGGACAAGCGGTTCAAGTGAAAGTGCTTGATATTAACCCATCGGAACAAAGAATTTCGCTCAGCATTCGTGAGCTTGAAGAAGAAGGCACCCCTGAAAGCAAAGTTCAACGAGAATATGAAGAACCGGAAGAAGACCATACAGGTTTTTCCTTTGGTGACATGATCGGTGATCAGTTGGATAAATATCGTAGGTAA